Proteins found in one Oncorhynchus mykiss isolate Arlee chromosome 3, USDA_OmykA_1.1, whole genome shotgun sequence genomic segment:
- the LOC110509848 gene encoding carcinoembryonic antigen-related cell adhesion molecule 6-like isoform X1 — protein METAVAISLTLFILTGLCAGQGLFPQGSVNGAEGGTAMFITNLIPPAQPFIKISWTVGGANIITSPGDDSIGPGYGDRITLNKTTGSLELRNLTLADSGEYRVSITTATAETINGSTELVVYENISDANITGPSNNLFADVSSANLTCEAAGNITTIQWTKEGQPLSAGGNILFSEENRKVSISPVKRHDNGEYVCKLTNPASSATASYRMIVNYGPESMTILGQNVAEVELFTLIYCSVQSVPPATFTWLFNGQQTGVHEAGYIIRSVSYNNSGDYRCDARNDLTGNVISVDHSLSVKDKTPPPLSPEGAAGIAVAVMLVVVAVALGLYFGITHQRNNSTNTTETGISHAPDTSHGPGTSLAPDTSHGPGTSLAPDTSHGPGTSLAPDTSHGPGTSLAPDTSHGPGAKGGVYENVGPPLPPPRGSNIYNRSIKC, from the exons ATGGAAACTGCAGTagccatctctctcactctgttcatACTCACAG GTCTCTGTGCTGGTCAGGGTCTGTTTCCACAAGGTTCTGTGAATGGAGCAGAAGGAGGGACAGCGATGTTCATCACAAATCTAATCCCACCAGCCCAGCCGTTCATAAAAATATCCTGGACTGTTGGTGGAGCCAACATTATAACCTCTCCTGGTGATGACTCTATAGGGCCTGGATACGGAGACAGGATCACTCTGAACAAAACTACTGGATCTCTGGAGCTCAGGAATCTGACCCTGGCTGACAGTGGAGAATACAGAGTGTCTATAACAACAGCTACAGCAGAAACAATCAATGGATCAACTGAACTGGTTGTGTATG AGAATATATCTGATGCCAACATCACAGGACCATCAAACAATCTGTTTGCAGATGTGAGCTCCGCCAACTTAACCTGTGAGGCTGCTGGTAACATCACTACTATACAATGGACGAAGGAAGGTCAGCCTCTGTCTGCTGGTGGCAATATATTATTCTCAGAGGAAAACAGGAAAGTATCCATCAGTCCTGTGAAGAGACACGACAACGGTGAATATGTGTGTAAACTCACCAACCCTGCCAGCTCTGCTACTGCCTCCTATAGAATGATAGTGAACT ATGGACCAGAGTCCATGACCATCCTGGGCCAAAACGTTGCTGAGGTGGAGTTATTCACCCTTATTTACTGCTCTGTTCAGTCTGTACCGCCTGCTACGTTCACCTGGTTGTTCAATGGGCAGCAGACAGGTGTACATGAAGCTGGATACATCATAAGGAGCGTCAGCTACAACAACAGTGGGGACTACAGATGTGATGCTAGGAATGATCTCACCGGAAATGTTATCAGTGTGGACCATAGTCTGTCAGTGAAAG ATAAAACCCCTCCACCCCTAAGCCCAGAGGGAGCAGCAGGTATAGCAGTcgctgtgatgttggtagtgGTTGCTGTAGCTCTTGGTCTCTATTTCGGCATAACTCATCAACG GAACAATTCCACAAATACTACTGAGACAG GAATCAGCCATGCACCTGACACCAGCCATGGACCAGGGACCAGCCTTGCACCTGACACCAGCCATGGACCAGGGACCAGCCTTGCACCTGACACCAGCCATGGACCAGGAACCAGTCTTGCACCTGACACCAGCCATGGACCAGGAACCAGTCTTGCACCTGACACCAGCCATGGACCAGGAGCAAAAG GTGGTGTGTATGAGAATGTAGGACCTCCATTACCACCTCCAAGA GGCTCCAACATATATAACAGAAGTATAAAGTG CTGA
- the LOC110509848 gene encoding carcinoembryonic antigen-related cell adhesion molecule 6-like isoform X2, whose product METAVAISLTLFILTGLCAGQGLFPQGSVNGAEGGTAMFITNLIPPAQPFIKISWTVGGANIITSPGDDSIGPGYGDRITLNKTTGSLELRNLTLADSGEYRVSITTATAETINGSTELVVYENISDANITGPSNNLFADVSSANLTCEAAGNITTIQWTKEGQPLSAGGNILFSEENRKVSISPVKRHDNGEYVCKLTNPASSATASYRMIVNYGPESMTILGQNVAEVELFTLIYCSVQSVPPATFTWLFNGQQTGVHEAGYIIRSVSYNNSGDYRCDARNDLTGNVISVDHSLSVKDKTPPPLSPEGAAGIAVAVMLVVVAVALGLYFGITHQRNNSTNTTETGISHAPDTSHGPGTSLAPDTSHGPGTSLAPDTSHGPGTSLAPDTSHGPGTSLAPDTSHGPGAKGGVYENVGPPLPPPRGSNIYNRSIK is encoded by the exons ATGGAAACTGCAGTagccatctctctcactctgttcatACTCACAG GTCTCTGTGCTGGTCAGGGTCTGTTTCCACAAGGTTCTGTGAATGGAGCAGAAGGAGGGACAGCGATGTTCATCACAAATCTAATCCCACCAGCCCAGCCGTTCATAAAAATATCCTGGACTGTTGGTGGAGCCAACATTATAACCTCTCCTGGTGATGACTCTATAGGGCCTGGATACGGAGACAGGATCACTCTGAACAAAACTACTGGATCTCTGGAGCTCAGGAATCTGACCCTGGCTGACAGTGGAGAATACAGAGTGTCTATAACAACAGCTACAGCAGAAACAATCAATGGATCAACTGAACTGGTTGTGTATG AGAATATATCTGATGCCAACATCACAGGACCATCAAACAATCTGTTTGCAGATGTGAGCTCCGCCAACTTAACCTGTGAGGCTGCTGGTAACATCACTACTATACAATGGACGAAGGAAGGTCAGCCTCTGTCTGCTGGTGGCAATATATTATTCTCAGAGGAAAACAGGAAAGTATCCATCAGTCCTGTGAAGAGACACGACAACGGTGAATATGTGTGTAAACTCACCAACCCTGCCAGCTCTGCTACTGCCTCCTATAGAATGATAGTGAACT ATGGACCAGAGTCCATGACCATCCTGGGCCAAAACGTTGCTGAGGTGGAGTTATTCACCCTTATTTACTGCTCTGTTCAGTCTGTACCGCCTGCTACGTTCACCTGGTTGTTCAATGGGCAGCAGACAGGTGTACATGAAGCTGGATACATCATAAGGAGCGTCAGCTACAACAACAGTGGGGACTACAGATGTGATGCTAGGAATGATCTCACCGGAAATGTTATCAGTGTGGACCATAGTCTGTCAGTGAAAG ATAAAACCCCTCCACCCCTAAGCCCAGAGGGAGCAGCAGGTATAGCAGTcgctgtgatgttggtagtgGTTGCTGTAGCTCTTGGTCTCTATTTCGGCATAACTCATCAACG GAACAATTCCACAAATACTACTGAGACAG GAATCAGCCATGCACCTGACACCAGCCATGGACCAGGGACCAGCCTTGCACCTGACACCAGCCATGGACCAGGGACCAGCCTTGCACCTGACACCAGCCATGGACCAGGAACCAGTCTTGCACCTGACACCAGCCATGGACCAGGAACCAGTCTTGCACCTGACACCAGCCATGGACCAGGAGCAAAAG GTGGTGTGTATGAGAATGTAGGACCTCCATTACCACCTCCAAGA GGCTCCAACATATATAACAGAAGTATAAAGTG A